CCTTCTCCAGCGCCTCGTCGACCAGGGCGAGCGTCATTTCTCGCTCTTCTCGTCCGCTGCGTCGTCCTCGTCTTCCAGGGGCCTCTCGTCCCAGCCCAGGGCCTGGAGTTTTTTTTCGAGCACCAGCAGCGCCGCCGTCTCTGCCAGCGCCTTCTCCTTGCGGCGCAGCTCCCGCTCGAGCTCCTTCACCCGCTTCTCCGAGGAGGCCAGCCGCCGGCGCTGGCTGGCCGTCAGCGCGCCAGGGGCAGCCGCCTGCGCTCCCTGAGACAGGGCCCCGGCGGCAGCCGCTCTCCACCCTGCCAGCTGCTCCTCGTGCAGCCCCTCTCGACGCAGCAGCGCCCCCAGTGCCTCGCCCTCCAGCCCGTGCGCTTCCGCCAGCACGCGCAGCTTCTCTTCGGGCGTCCACTTCTTCGGGCCGGCGGGCTTCTTCTCCTCGGGCGGGGGCGTCATGGCCGCTACCCTATTCGCCTCACGCAGCCACTGCGACAGCGTCGGCTGCGACACGCCCACCTGACGGGCCAGCGCGGCCGCGCTCACCGCGCCCGGGCCCACCATCCGCTTCACCATCTGCCCCTTGAATGCATCCGTGTACGGCACTGCTTCCTGCCTGCTCTCGCCCCCAGGGCGTCGTCAGCT
The genomic region above belongs to Myxococcus stipitatus and contains:
- a CDS encoding transposase, which gives rise to MPYTDAFKGQMVKRMVGPGAVSAAALARQVGVSQPTLSQWLREANRVAAMTPPPEEKKPAGPKKWTPEEKLRVLAEAHGLEGEALGALLRREGLHEEQLAGWRAAAAGALSQGAQAAAPGALTASQRRRLASSEKRVKELERELRRKEKALAETAALLVLEKKLQALGWDERPLEDEDDAADEKSEK